GCGATTTTGACGCGTGTAGCTTCCAGTCACCTTCGTTTTGGCACATTTCAATTCGCTGCAAAATGGGGAACAGTCGAAAACCTTCAAGCTTTAGCTGACTATGCATTAGAACGTCACTTCTCCCACATAGAAAAGAATGAAAAAAAATATTTATCATTGCTTCAAGAAGTGATTAAGCGTCACGCTACCCTAGTTGCTAATTGGCAGCTTATTGGTTTTATTCACGGCGTCATGAATACGGATAATATGACAATTAGTGGAGAAACAATTGATTATGGACCATGTGCGTTCATGGATACCTATGATCCAGAAACTGTATTTAGTTCAATTGATGTACAAGGGCGTTATGCATATCAAAATCAACCAGGCATTACAGGGTGGAATCTTGCGAGGTTTGCTGAGGCTTTATTACCGCTATTGGATCAAGATATAGAAAAAGCAGTTGAAATAGCGCAAAACGCCGTGACGGAATTTCCAAAATTCTATCGAGAAAACTGGCTGGCAGGTATGCAGGCTAAACTTGGGCTTTTTACCGAAGAAAAAGAAGATGAAGCATTATTCCAAGAGCTTCTTACAATGATGAAAACCTATAAAGCTGACTATACAAATACGTTTCGTGCATTAACTTTTGATAAGCTAGGAAATAGTGACCTGTTTGAAAGTGAAGAATTTGCAAAGTGGCATGAGTTATGGCAGAAAAGACTAGGTAGACAAAAACAATCTAAAGCGGAGTCGCAAGAGCTTATGAAAAATAACAATCCGGCTGTCATTCCTCGAAATCACCGGGTAGAAGAAGCACTAGACGCAGCACAAAAAGGAGACTACAGCGTCATGGAAACCCTTCTTGAAGTGCTTTCTATTCCGTATCAATCGCCGGATCAGTCAGAGTATTGTACACCGTCTGCTCCGTCTAATCAGCCTTATCAAACGTACTGCGGAACTTGATTTGTTTAGATAAGAACAGCTATTTAAAGACAGCATAAATGATATCAAAAAGAGCTCTTTACAAAGAGCTCTTTTTGATTTTCTGAAAAATGTATTATTGATTAATTAAAATGATAGCGATTCCTTATGAAAAGCTACATAAAATTTAACAGTATAAAAGAATCAAAATAAAAAGAGATTATCTAATTCTTTTGTCTCACATTATTACCAATAGGAACTATTATATAATAAATTATTCCACTGTTTCACAAAAAGTACATTAACGATATTTTTTGGAAATTGGTTTCTTTAATAGCTGTAGAAGAGCTTATAAAAAAATAGTAGGTTAAATATGATGATGAATTTGCCGATTTAATTAAAAAGTTAAAGATTTAAGGCTTTATAACTAAATTAAAAAAACAAGGGGATAAAAATGGTGTGATCACTCCATTTTACCTATTTGACTTTTCAATATTATGCAAGTAACCTTGGAAAGGTGATGGAACCGGTTCTGTTATTTCGCCAGATTGATATGACTTCTCGATACATAGAAAATGAATCACTTGTGAGTAACACAAGAAAAAGTATTATGCAAAAGGGAGAAAAACAGATGAACATTAAGAAAATCGCAAAGCAAACAACAGCATTATCTTTTGCTACAGCTCTGTTAGTAGGTGCTGGATCTCAAACATGGGCTGCTGAAAGCAATCATAAAGATACAAATAATAATTATGGAGTTTCCCATATTACACGTGATAACATGCTGAAAATTCCTCAGCAGCAAAAAAGCGAACAGTTTAAAGTTCCAGCTTTTGATAAATCAACAATCAAAAATATTGCCTCAGCAAAAGGGTATGATAAATCGGGCAATTTAATTGACTTAGACGTATGGGACAGCTGGCCTCTGCAAAATGCTGACGGAACAGTAGCCAACTATCATGGTTACCAAGTTGTATTTGCACTAGCAGGCGACCCGAAAGATGCTGATGATACATCTATTTATGTGTTTTATCAAAAAATTGGTGAAGAGTCAATTGACAGTTGGAAAAATGCAGGAAGAGTCTTCAAAGACAGTGACAAATTTGTACCGAATGACCCTCATTTGAAAAAGCAAACACAAGAATGGTCAGGATCTGCTACTTTAACATCAGACGGAAAAGTACGCTTATTCTATACCAACTTTTCAGGTACAAACTATGGAAAACAAACCTTAACAACGGCTCAAGTAAATGTATCTCAGCCAAGTGGAGATACGTTAAAAATTGAAGGTGTTGAAGATCATAAATCCATTTTTGATGGTGATGGTAAAAAGTATCAAAATATTCAGCAGTTTATCGACGAAGGTGCATATGGTTCAGGAGATAATCATACGTTGAGAGATCCTCACTATGTAGAAGATAAAGGGCATAAATACCTTGTGTTTGAAGCTAACACAGGAACTGAAGATGGTTATCAAGGTGAAGATTCCCTTTACAATCGAGCTTACTACGGTGGAAACAATCCATTTTTCCAATCAGAAAAAGAGAAATTACTGCAGAGTTCTAATAAAAAGAAAGCCTCTTTAGCAAACGGCGCATTAGGCATTGTAGAACTAAATAACGATTATACCTTGAAAAAAGTAATGGATCCACTGATTACTTCAAACACGGTAACAGATGAAATTGAACGTGCAAATGTATTTAAAAAAGATGGAAAATGGTACTTATTCACAGATTCTCGCGGGTCTAAAATGACCATTGATGGTATCGGCCAAGATGACGTATATATGCTAGGATACGTATCGAATACGCTGACAGGAAAATACAAACCGCTAAATGATACAGGACTTGTTTTACATATGAACCTCGATCCTAATGACAAAACGTTCACTTATTCACATTTTGCAGTTCCACAAGTGAAAGGAGACAATATCGTGATTACAAGTTACATGACAAACAGAGGCTTCTATTCAGAGGAACACTCTACGTTTGCTCCTAGCTTCTTGTTAAATATTAAAGGATCAAAAACATCTGTTGTGAAAAATAGTATTTTACAACAAGGGCAATTAACTACAGATAAATAATTTTTAAAAACGAAAGAAAATGGCGATAACTGCTGCTGTTTTCTTTCGTTTTATTATTTGATCAAAAATGTACTGTAACTGCAGTGCTAATTAAAATAAAAAAGTAGTATATACAGATTTATAGTTATTTAAAGAAAATGAAACATTCAGACAGGCTATAACTTTAAGAATGGAACCGGTTGACATACGGGATTGACTAACTTAATATATTTACATATAATGGATTGAAACGCTTTCATAGATTAGTATGACATGATGGTACTTGTGGATGAAATAACTTGTAGTAGTAGGGAATGTCTCGTTTTTTTGAAAAGAAAAGATACAAATGCTAACTGAAAATAAAGAAGGTGCTTCTAATGAAACGAATTGATAAGGTATACAATCAGCTGTTGAGTAATTTTCAAGAGTTTACAGAAGTGGAACTTTTACATAAACAAGGAAGCTCAGCGATTGAAATTGCTGAACAGTTAGATTTAGAGAGATCTAATGTAAGTCTTGAACTTAACAAACTTGTCCGCATGGAAAAAGTAATCAAAATTAAAATGTTCCCCGTTCGCTACGTTCCGCTGGAGGTTGTCGAAACAATTTGTCGTCAAAAGTGGGATACAAATAAGATGGAAGTGGAAAAACTAGAGCAGCTATCTAATAGGGGAAAAGAAGAAGCTCTTCCTGCTAATCCTTTTGAATTAATGATTGGAGCCACAGGCAGTTTGAAAAAATCGATTTCTCAAGCAAAAGCTGCTGTTCTTTACCCGCCCAATGGGTTACATATGCTTCTATTAGGTCCCACGGGATCAGGCAAATCTCTTTTTGCAAAACGAATCTATCAATTTGCCTTATATTCAGAGAGGTTAAAAACAGGTGCCCCGTTCATTACCTTTAACTGCGCTGATTATTACCACAATCCTCAATTACTTCTTTCTCAGTTATTTGGTCATAAGCAAGGGAGTTTCACTGGAGCAACTGAAAGTAAAGTAGGGTTAGTAGAACAAGCAAATGAAGGCATTCTCTTTATGGATGAAATACACCGGCTTCCTCCTGAAGGCCAAGAAATGCTTTTTTACCTCATTGATCAAGGTACGTACAATCGCCTAGGAGAAACAGATCATAAGCGAACTTCTAAAGTATTAATTATTTGTGCTACAACTGAAAATCCCGGTTCAGCCTTACTGCAAACTTTCTTAAGAAGAATTCCGATGACTATCCATATTCCCTCATTAGAAGAGCGATCTCTAAAAGAAAAGATCCGTCTCACAACGTTTCTTCTAGAGCAAGAAGCTAAACGAATTAATAAAAAGCTAAGTGTCCACATTGATGTATTAAATGCTTTAATCCACACTGAAAAATTCGGGAATGTAGGGCAGTTAAAGTCGAATGTGCAGCTCGTTTGCGCACACGGGTTTTTAAATAACCTTGATAGTAAATATATGGTGGAACTTACAGTGAGAGATCTGCCTGATGATATTAAACGAAATTGGATTTCGAATAGTAAAAATATGGAACGAAGCAAAAAAATTTCTGAATATGTAAACCTTAAAACGATTATTTCTCCGGCTATGGAAAGCCAAGAAATAAAAATGGAGGAAGACGTATCATTTAATTTATATCAGTTAATAGAAGAAAAAGTAGATATTTTAACAAAAGAAGGTTTATCTCAAGAAGACATCAATCAATATATTCTTACCGACATTCATTTGAATGTTCGGAGCTTTTTCAATCAAAAAAATGGCCAGAGTTCTAATTTAATGAAATTCGTAGAAGACGACGTGATTCAACTTACAAAAGAATTAAAACATTTAGCAGAAAAAGAATTGAACTGTAAATTTGATCGCAGATTTATTCATTTTTTAAGTATGCATATGGAATCCTTTTTAAAGCGAAAAAAACAAGTAGACGTATTAAATACAAAGGAGATAGATGAAATTTGCGAAACATATCCAAAAGAATATGCGGTGGCACTGCTTTTTAAAAGTCGAATTGAAAAGTGGTTTAACATTATCGTGCCAGAAATAGAAGTCATTTATCTCACAATGGTTATTCAATCGATTCGAACGTTAGAAGAAAATAAGCGAGTAGGGATTGTAGTTGCTGCGCATGGAAACAGCACGGCAACTTCTATGGTAGAAGTTGCTACGGAGCTTTTAGGAAGCACTCCTATTATAGCTATTGATGTGCCTTTGACGGTATCTCCGGTTGAAATTGTAGACAGGTTAATCCAAGGAATTAAGAAAGTAGATGAAGGAGAAGGCGTATTAATGCTTGTGGACATGGGTTCGCTTGCCATGTTAGAAAGCAAGTTGGAACAAAAAACAGGGACTAAAATTAAAACGATCAGCAATGTGACGACATCTATGGTGTTAGACACCGTTAGAAAAGTAAATTATTTAGATTTAAATTTATATGCCATATTTGATTCGGTGCAAAAAGACTTTATGGAATTTATAGATAAGCAACAGCATGTGTTTGGAAAAAAGAAAGCACTTGTTTCTATTTGTACAACAGGAAGCGGCACAGCAAAACAATTAGAAAAAATCTTAACAATTATTTCACGCAAAGTATCTCAAGAACCTATTAAAATTCTAACCGTTTCTTCTATTAAATTAGCAGCAAACATTCGAGAAATTCAAAAAGAATATGAAATTGTCGCAACAGCAGGTACTAAAAACCCTAAGATTGATGCACCTCATGTATCACTAGAAGTCCTTATTGAAGGGCAGGGAGAGCGAATACTTCAACAGGCAATTACAAAAGAAACGATACGCTATGATGAGGAGCAAACCGAAGGGAATATTGTTGTGCGTGAACTTTGCGAAGAAAACTTGCGAAAGTACCTTCTATTTATTAATCCGTATCTCATAAGTGAAATCCTGTTAGAGTGGTTAGGTCATGTACAAGATGAGTTGGAAATGGAATTAAGCAACACCGTTATGATTCGAATTGTAATGCATACAGCCTTTGCTTTAGAAAGAATGATAAAAAATGAACCTCTTGTTTTTCCGGAGGATGAAGAAATCACTCATCAATTAGAAAATATTTATCAAAAAACGGAAAAAACATTACAAGCCGTCGAAAAAAAGATGAACCTTACCTTAACAAGAGATGAAAAATTATTTATTGCCACTATTTTTGCGGATGAAATGTAAAAATCATATTATAATCCTAAGAAACTAGTTTGATTTATATGCCACTAGTTTCTTTTTTTATCCCACTTTTTAAATAAAAGAAAAACCTGTATTAAAACGTATCGCGTTTTGATACAGGTTTGTTTATTTTAAGGAACCTGTATCAACAACAAAGAAAAAGGTATTGAAAAATAAATGAAAGCGCTTAATACTCTTTATTGGCACGATACTTGCAATAAATAAGTGTAGAACGTAAAAGAGAGGAGCAAGTGTACATGATTTCAGTCATTATTAGTGGACATGGTGATTTCGCGCCAGCATTAGAAGGGTCTTCCAAAATGATATTTGGTGAAGAGAATCACGTAGTAGCCGTACCTTTTCTAAAAGGAGAGGGTATTCAAACCCTTGAAGAAAAATATAAGCAGGCACTAGAGGAAATGCCTTTAGAAAATGAAGTGCTTTTTCTAGTCGATATTTTCGGAGGCACACCCTATAATGCAGCTACTCCATATATCCTTAAAAATAAAACAGCGGATATGGTATCCGGGGTTAACTTGCCCATGTTACTAGAAGTGTTAGCCATGCGGGAACACGTTACGTTAAAAGAGATGTTAGGAAGATTAAAGCAAGTGAATGAAGAAAGTTTTCAAGTGTGCAGTGAACATTTGGAAAAAATTCAGCAAACAAACCAAATCGGAGAGGATGGATTATTATGAAAATCGTTTTAGCAAGAATTGATGATCGCTTTATTCACGGGCAGGTATTAACAAGATGGATTAAAACAAATGCAGCAGATCGAATTATCATTGTTTCAGATGAGGTGGCAGCGGATGAAATGAGAAAAACACTTATTCTTTCTGTAGCTCCTTCGAATGTAAAAGCGAGCGCTGTCTCAATTTCTAAAATGACAAAAGCCTTTCATAGCTCGCGTTATCAGGATACAACAGCCATGCTGCTGTTTGAAAGCCCCGCAGATATTGTTGCTCTTGTTCAAGCAGGAGTGCCTATTGAGACAGTAAACGTAGGAGGCATGCGTTTTGCTAATGACCGAAAACAAATCACTAAATCTGTAAGCGTTACCGAAAAAGATATCGATGCTTTTGAGAAATTACATGAACTGGGTGTGAAGCTTGAGCTACGCCAATTACCTTCGGATTCTAGCGAAAATTTTATTCAACTACTGAGAAACGAAATAAAAATCAAATAAGGAGATGAGTTTATGTCCTCCATACAAATTATTTTATTATTAGTCATTGCAGCGGTAACCGGTATCGCAAGTGTGTTGGACGAAGGGCAATCCCATCGTCCTCTCATAGCCTGCACGTTAGTGGGCTTGGTGCTGGGAGATTTAAAAACGGGCATTATTTTAGGTGGAACGCTGGAATTAATGGCTCTTGGATGGATGAATGTTGGATTAGCGATGGCACCTGATACGGCTATTGCTTCTGTTATTTCAACCATTTTGGTTATCACAGCTGGTCAAGGTATTGGTGAAGGCATTGCGGTAGCAATAGCTTTAGCAGCTGCAGGGCAAGTACTCACCATTTTTGTCCGTACCATCACAGTATTTTTAATTCATCGAGCTGATAAGTACGCGGAAGAAGGAAACTTTAAAGGAATTGAAATTATGCATATTACTGCTATGGGTTTTCAGGCTCTCCGCCTTATGATACCAACTTTAATTGTTACATTAATCAGCGTAAGCGCCGTGCAAACTTTCCTGGGGAATATTCCGGAAGTTAT
This sequence is a window from Priestia aryabhattai. Protein-coding genes within it:
- a CDS encoding protein adenylyltransferase SelO; translation: MTNQKETGWNLRNSYAELPNIFFTPLDPNPVSSPKIAKLNNSLAASLGLQKEQLQSQEGVSILAGNSVPKGAFPLAQAYAGHQFGHFNMLGDGRAMLIGEQVTPSGERVDLQLKGSGRTPYSRGGDGRAALGPMLREYIISEAMHALGIPTTRSLAVVTTGESIIREKELPGAILTRVASSHLRFGTFQFAAKWGTVENLQALADYALERHFSHIEKNEKKYLSLLQEVIKRHATLVANWQLIGFIHGVMNTDNMTISGETIDYGPCAFMDTYDPETVFSSIDVQGRYAYQNQPGITGWNLARFAEALLPLLDQDIEKAVEIAQNAVTEFPKFYRENWLAGMQAKLGLFTEEKEDEALFQELLTMMKTYKADYTNTFRALTFDKLGNSDLFESEEFAKWHELWQKRLGRQKQSKAESQELMKNNNPAVIPRNHRVEEALDAAQKGDYSVMETLLEVLSIPYQSPDQSEYCTPSAPSNQPYQTYCGT
- a CDS encoding glycoside hydrolase family 68 protein, with product MNIKKIAKQTTALSFATALLVGAGSQTWAAESNHKDTNNNYGVSHITRDNMLKIPQQQKSEQFKVPAFDKSTIKNIASAKGYDKSGNLIDLDVWDSWPLQNADGTVANYHGYQVVFALAGDPKDADDTSIYVFYQKIGEESIDSWKNAGRVFKDSDKFVPNDPHLKKQTQEWSGSATLTSDGKVRLFYTNFSGTNYGKQTLTTAQVNVSQPSGDTLKIEGVEDHKSIFDGDGKKYQNIQQFIDEGAYGSGDNHTLRDPHYVEDKGHKYLVFEANTGTEDGYQGEDSLYNRAYYGGNNPFFQSEKEKLLQSSNKKKASLANGALGIVELNNDYTLKKVMDPLITSNTVTDEIERANVFKKDGKWYLFTDSRGSKMTIDGIGQDDVYMLGYVSNTLTGKYKPLNDTGLVLHMNLDPNDKTFTYSHFAVPQVKGDNIVITSYMTNRGFYSEEHSTFAPSFLLNIKGSKTSVVKNSILQQGQLTTDK
- a CDS encoding sigma 54-interacting transcriptional regulator, which translates into the protein MKRIDKVYNQLLSNFQEFTEVELLHKQGSSAIEIAEQLDLERSNVSLELNKLVRMEKVIKIKMFPVRYVPLEVVETICRQKWDTNKMEVEKLEQLSNRGKEEALPANPFELMIGATGSLKKSISQAKAAVLYPPNGLHMLLLGPTGSGKSLFAKRIYQFALYSERLKTGAPFITFNCADYYHNPQLLLSQLFGHKQGSFTGATESKVGLVEQANEGILFMDEIHRLPPEGQEMLFYLIDQGTYNRLGETDHKRTSKVLIICATTENPGSALLQTFLRRIPMTIHIPSLEERSLKEKIRLTTFLLEQEAKRINKKLSVHIDVLNALIHTEKFGNVGQLKSNVQLVCAHGFLNNLDSKYMVELTVRDLPDDIKRNWISNSKNMERSKKISEYVNLKTIISPAMESQEIKMEEDVSFNLYQLIEEKVDILTKEGLSQEDINQYILTDIHLNVRSFFNQKNGQSSNLMKFVEDDVIQLTKELKHLAEKELNCKFDRRFIHFLSMHMESFLKRKKQVDVLNTKEIDEICETYPKEYAVALLFKSRIEKWFNIIVPEIEVIYLTMVIQSIRTLEENKRVGIVVAAHGNSTATSMVEVATELLGSTPIIAIDVPLTVSPVEIVDRLIQGIKKVDEGEGVLMLVDMGSLAMLESKLEQKTGTKIKTISNVTTSMVLDTVRKVNYLDLNLYAIFDSVQKDFMEFIDKQQHVFGKKKALVSICTTGSGTAKQLEKILTIISRKVSQEPIKILTVSSIKLAANIREIQKEYEIVATAGTKNPKIDAPHVSLEVLIEGQGERILQQAITKETIRYDEEQTEGNIVVRELCEENLRKYLLFINPYLISEILLEWLGHVQDELEMELSNTVMIRIVMHTAFALERMIKNEPLVFPEDEEITHQLENIYQKTEKTLQAVEKKMNLTLTRDEKLFIATIFADEM
- a CDS encoding mannose/fructose/sorbose PTS transporter subunit IIA — translated: MISVIISGHGDFAPALEGSSKMIFGEENHVVAVPFLKGEGIQTLEEKYKQALEEMPLENEVLFLVDIFGGTPYNAATPYILKNKTADMVSGVNLPMLLEVLAMREHVTLKEMLGRLKQVNEESFQVCSEHLEKIQQTNQIGEDGLL
- a CDS encoding PTS system mannose/fructose/N-acetylgalactosamine-transporter subunit IIB → MKIVLARIDDRFIHGQVLTRWIKTNAADRIIIVSDEVAADEMRKTLILSVAPSNVKASAVSISKMTKAFHSSRYQDTTAMLLFESPADIVALVQAGVPIETVNVGGMRFANDRKQITKSVSVTEKDIDAFEKLHELGVKLELRQLPSDSSENFIQLLRNEIKIK
- a CDS encoding PTS mannose/fructose/sorbose transporter subunit IIC, producing the protein MSSIQIILLLVIAAVTGIASVLDEGQSHRPLIACTLVGLVLGDLKTGIILGGTLELMALGWMNVGLAMAPDTAIASVISTILVITAGQGIGEGIAVAIALAAAGQVLTIFVRTITVFLIHRADKYAEEGNFKGIEIMHITAMGFQALRLMIPTLIVTLISVSAVQTFLGNIPEVITKGLQIGGGIIVVVGYAMVINMMNIPHLKPFFYIGFLLAAFTGFNLVGFGALGLCLALLYQQVMQQRNQMQPAGVPAATGSEQVYDDDDLDA